CATACCTGGaataatcaaaaaaaaaaaccaaacctgccCAATAAACAAACATATGATGTTTGTTGTAGAAACAATGCCAAAACAATCTGTATTTGAGAATCTGTCAGCAAACCTTCCTGCTCCTGCACTGTGGAAGGCTTACAAAACCCAAATTCTCATAGTGTTCTACAGAGGTTCTGCATGATGAGGTTTGTACACTCAGACAACTACTGGAAAAGTTGTGAATTAAACAGGACAAATAACATAAATAGcaaattttctcttccttttaagCCAgctagcttttctttttccttgacaAACACCCTTATTACAGGCAAAACAGTAAGTCACATCTAAGAGAATATTCCACTCTCAGtcactgtgaaacagaaattcCGGAGAACAGCcaaaaaattatattcctttATGAAACACAATTACCACAATGGATTTGCATAGTATCTACCAGATAGTTCTATAAATAACTGAACCTTAAATGTTTCGGGGAAAATAGTTGTACCGGAAAACATGAGTAACAATCAAGTAGTCTGCAAAATGAGctcaaaatgctttttactGGAGAAGTAAAAACAGTCTTTTATTACAATTGTTAGTGAAAATTAGtatcagcaatgaaaaaaagtcaattaACTCTCCTGAAACCTCCCAGTAAAAGACAGTGCTCAAAGATGCAGACTTGCAAACTTGGTAACAGCTAAAAAGCTACCATATATGAAGACAGCACAAGTTTCCAAACAGATTTGTACCTGTTCCATATACGAGTTTACGAAGATTGGGGGTTGAACATTGCTGTCTTAGAAAGGCCTGAGCTGCCTTCTGTGCAAGGTCCTCTTTCCACTTAAGTGCacctgaaaagggaaaaaaattgcattctACCTCCAAAAGAGAACAATAATTAGGAGCTatacacaaataatttaaataaggACATGACAACAGGCTTAAGAAGTGTAGGCACAacccagcttctttttttcatgctcCATATATAGACCAAAACTAAATTGTGGCTAAAAAATCCtaccactgatttttttttcctgacatgtCCTAATTTTAGGACAAAAGTTTAAGACATAATTAGCAATAGTAACAGATTTGATCATTTTCATGGTGGTACGTGTCTTCTTCAGAGACCtgcagaatggctgaggttggaagagacttctggaggtcatccTGTCCAGCCCGGTCacacctagagcaggttgcccaaCACCACGTTCAGATGGCTTTGGGGTATCTCCAAGGCTGGTGGttccacaacttctctgggcaacctgctccagcgcTCAATGAGTAGTTAAAACATTTTCGCAACATTCCTCCaagaatgttttattctttctaaatTTAATACAAGCATCATCATTTGTTTTACACACATAGCCACAAGTTAAGAGAAATATATGCAGAATCAATGACATTTATAAACTTAATCACCTCCATTTTAGGGAAAGGAAACCTGAGACCTGCATACTACACTGCAAATTAAAGGCttaataaaaaagcagataaTCCCAGGTTTCCCAACTTAAGTTTGCCGCTTAACAACTACATAAGTAAATATATTTGAGGGGCAACTTTATATAATATTTACTAATTATAATATCCTTTAACAATAAACCCAATTAAAAAGGGGCAgtaaaaaatgttaacatttacAGTCTACCTGCCGTGTcagcagaaaaatcttttttttcttcatactcCTCTTCCCCTCGCAGTAGATTCTCTACATCGTCATCCTCAGCTTCTACAGCTTTAAGTTTCGTCTGTCTAGTACTACCAGCTTTCTTAGCTTGAGTGTGCTGAAATCCCTTTCTATTTGACTCTTCAACTTCTAAGTCATCACGCGATCCTTCTTCACCATCGCCCTCATCGACAGAAGAGTTTTCAACCTCAGATTCTGATGCTTCTTCTGCTGTACAGTTTCCTGAATCTGTAGTgagcactgcttttcttttcagactgtGATCTGAGATTTGTGATCTCATTTCTGTATCTTCACTATTTATTCCATACTGCTTAGATTCAGCTGCTCTTTTGGTTGCAGTCTCAAATTCACTCTCTGAGCTTTCATTTTCGTAAGTcctttgctgctcctcctcttcctcatcatCATATTCTTCTTCCATTTCACTCTCTTCAGGGCcagtttttcctccttcctcttcagaaCTCATCTCAAGATCATCATCACTGTCTGCAAATGCTGGCAGTTCATTCACAGCTTCTTCTTTAGCCACATCTGTTTTCAGACGTTTGGCTCTCCCAACAGCCATCTCTTCCCCTAATAGCTCTCTGTCACTTTCCTCCTCAGCATCATCTTCATCATCACCATCACTTCCATCCTCAGACATTGCTTCTGCTTCATCTTCTTGGTCGTCTTCTTCATCACTTACTGCatcatcattttctttctcctcttcttcaaATAATGCCTTCCGACGTACTCTTCCAGTCTTCAAATCAACCTGTCTCTCTTCTTTTGGCATCACAAACCTGGTTTTCCGAAGATCATATATGGGGTAAGATGGTAAAGTAcaagaaaattttaatgaaacaatgaagCTTTATGTTaacattattttgattttatccttttttaaaCACGGCAAGGTTATGGAGAACATAACAAAGGCAATGGAATTCTTTTAAGTATGGAATGCTTAACTCAAGAATACATCCTATGTTATAGCCATAAATAATTCCAAGAAATATCTTTGTTTTCCCTGGAATGAAATCAAGTTATACAATGAATTTTCCTGGAGATTATAACTGCCATCCTCCAGAACtctgaaaaacaacagaactGTTACCTAGGGCTGTACCAGCAAGGAACTCCTGGAAGGCAGGACTATACTGCCTGCAAAACTCTTCTAATATCCATTATTCCTACTTCAAAATGCACGTGGCATAGAAGTAGtttcagaagaggaagaatCAGGCAATAATCCATTCTACTAACTGTGCTctattgaatttttttcctaaattaaagCCTGACATTAAAGATTCATTCATGCTCAAACAAGGCTCAGCATTCAAAACTTACTCTTGTCCTACGTCTTCTGAACCTAAGGGTCTAGAGTCCATGAAGAGAGAGACCTTGCTTGACGCCATCTTAACATCAATGGCTGAATGTGTGGAGATGAGGCTCTGAACTAGTTCATGTTTTGGTATCACTTCCTCCTGGaaagccaagattttttttacttttcagttaaaGTGAATAAACAAGTGTCTAATAAGCAGCTTACAGTCATTAATATGCCTAAAACAAAATATGcatacacaagaaaaaaatccaaagcattttaaagaaacaccTTCTCACAATAGTAAGTTCTCCCCCTTCCCATCTTCACACTTCAAGAAAGCATACAACATTAACACAAGGAAAATTCAAGAGGGCCTCCCTCACAGCACATAACCACTACAGTAAGTACCAGCAAGCATACATTATCACAGACCAAACGTATTTAACATTTAGCACAACACAGGGGAAACCACTGAATTCAATCTGTATGCAAACATTTTCCACCTCTTCCTCTGACCAGTCAAATCCTTTAAGTGATCTTCCACAGTCACCCTACCCTGCAAAATACACGTGATAATATCCCAGCACCAGAAGTTTTTATAAATCTTAAATCGATGTCTGGAAAGTTAATGAAACTAACTTTAGGTACATAATATTAACCAACCCTTCAAATGTTTTGCACAGTATTTTACACAGAGACAATAAAATACCCCTCCTCTGAAATCactagagaaaacaaaattaccTACTACAGATACAGAAGgactgattattttaaataagcttaCTTTTAAACACTCATTTTGATTCTAAGGATAAAAACTATGTTTTGCAAGAGAACTCGAATTATCAACAGCATTCTCTTACCTCTTCTTTTAAAGCGTGGCTTCCACCAAGGTCAATATAAACAGCATCTTTATCATACACGATGCCCCCAACTCCTGAAAGAGGGGCATAGACTagtttctctttctcatttaaGGAACGCTTCTTCTGCTGTTCAGGTAGAGCACAGGGGTCTGGTAGGAAACTCACATCGCTCACAGTAAAGTCTCCTACACCTGGGGCAACAGACAAGGGAAGCAATAAGGTTTTTATGAAGTTTTGATTCTGAAATTTGTGCAATTCACCATGAAGAGatacaagggaaaaaatctaAACCATCACAGCATTCAGTAATTCATCAACAGCAAAGTCTGTATCAAACATCCAGTTCTTCTGCCTTACCCCTGAACTTAGAAAAGCATACATAAGTTCACTGGCATACTGCAGAGCCCTGGGTTTgtctgcttgcttttaaatgagaaaaccaGCAACTCTCTTTTCTAAGTAGGTCTgtaaatttattattaaaatatttctgaatttaagcttttaaatcattcacttaaaatattaaatatattcaaTGATTACGAGAAGTTTTACACAAGCCAAATTTACTTTCTACTATTAGGGCAGGTAAGTTTTGCACTTCAAGCaccttttaaagcaaaacacctTTGAAAAACTTCAGACATTGCCAATACTGTGTTTAACACTGCACCaaaaatgcataattaaaagcaaaactatataaattaatcatttttacaaaaaaaggtattatgaaaagtaatttccaaaaGCATAACGTGTATTTAGAAAGgtgaaaaatctattttacaACATACAGTTTAAAGACACAAATCATTCCGCAATAAAAATAGCAACAGCTATGTTGTTATTCATACATCAACacaaaaacagttttaagaATCTGACAAATTACCTGGCATATGAAtttgacttctgtttttcaggtgTGCTCCTCTCAAGTACCCATAAAGTGATATCTTCCTGTCACATTTAGGATTGACTCGAACATCTTCTGGGTTTGTCAACTCTTCCATTCTactcaacattaaaaaaaaaaagttagaataTCCAGCAGTTCTCCAACAGTAACTTTTGAAACAATGTAATTTAACAAGGGAACTGCAGCATCACTTGCTGCCACTGCATGTTCTGCAGACTAATAATCAAAATCGAAtgatcttaagaaaaaaaattaatggaaaaaaagatctttcaaaaatacttttaaattgtattttaaaactccTATAATCGTGTTCAACAATGTATTTCCAAAAGACTTACTGACATTTCACTAAACACATACTGCTTTCCTAGGACGTAAGATTTTATACACTTTTCACACACAACCCTCCTTAAATCACTTTTGCCATTAGagggaaaacagctgaaagTCACATTCCCTGCAGCCATACAACACTTTATTTTCCCTAATAATAGGAGTGAGCAATACCAAAACTACcacagggaaggggagagggacaGACTGGCTGTTTTGAGGCATAGGAGTGGGGAGAAACTCCTTCCAGAGCTCCTTTCTACACTGCACAAGGGAGGCCAAACAACCACACAGCCCAGGACGAAAGGCACACATTCTGGCTGCAAATCAGCTTAAAACCGACCTACCAACCAACCTAACTGTAACAGTTATAGCAACATAAAACAATGttactgaaagacaaaaaaatatttttttctccctttcccctctctgtGTACTTTGCAGGACTTTGCATAATGCTTATCTACTTCTCTGacaattttttccaaaaaagtgGAGCTTTGAAAAAGCTTTGTTCTAGGCACCTTGGACACTTGTGGGAGTTCAGTCCTAACTGTAAGCATTCTGGCGATAAAATATGAAAGGTGAGGTAATTTCTCAGATAGGCACAGCCACCATCAAGACCGCTTCCATGTTCCAAAGAGACTGTGAATCAAATGCTGTATGTGGAAATGTAGCAGAAAGGGTGTTTCCAGGAACTCAAGAGGACTAATTCACCAGACATTACTAAATTGCTggcatgctgtttcttttccacagaaattaaataaaatcatcaaCAAGCAGGATtatcttagtattttttttctgtgtttcaaaagtatTTACAATATACCAAATGCCTGTCTACATGATCCGATCCAAGTGAAAACTCAGCGGCTGAAGTTATTGGCACAAACCTGGTAAGTACGCTTTCATTTCCCCAGAGACATCTAGGTAACACTAAATACCCATTCACACAGAGCTGACTGGTTCTAGTATCACAGTTTTCTTAAACAGCAAAGTGCTGTCTATGCTGAGATtgaagaacagagagaaaagcacaCACCTGTCTGCAAGAACATATGGGTGAGACGTTTGCCAAGTAAGAGGTCGGAATTTCATAACTGAGATGAAACGCCCCAAATTGTGAACTTCCTGCTTCTGATACTCTCCGTGAACCATCCCAGACAGATAAAACAGCTTTGCACCctaaaacacattaaaaagacataaaaacaTTAAACGTCAATTAAATACctacaaaactaaaataagGTAATGCAATTCAAATTTGTCTCAAATTTGTTCCAAATAATCGGAAATTGCAGATTACAACTGGTTGCAAAAGATCAAACTAACTAGTTCACTTGAATGTGAAAATTGCCCCCTGAatcttaggggaaaaaattcaCATCCAGAAAACCTCGTACAAAGGTCAATTTGTCTCTCAGGCTGCAAGCAGCTActccttttatatatatatttatatatatactcCTGCGTAACAGACCTTTTAACTAGTATCTCATGTTCAGTGGCTTGTCACACTGGGATACAGAATAATTATACAAGtattttagcaaataaaagaaagattataCAATCTGACACAACATCAGCATTGCccatttataattttaaaaatatattatgtataaaaatatgtctaaatatatatattatttaagaAATGTAAGAACATACTAAACACTTCAGTATCGCCCCACTTTTAATTTCACTTCCACAATgcaaaatatatagaaaaaataatatttatgtcATACCGGGTACACTTCAGTCCAGAATCTGTGCTTTAACttctttttagttttccttaATTGTTTGTTGTTCTTGAATGTATCGAGGTGAGTGAGAACTCCCATAATTTTGGGAAAGCCATGTACCTGACAAATGTTCAGGAATTCAAACGTCTCCATCTCAAATCCAAAGCTGGCATCAATAAGCATTAGAACCTGAAAACACAAGTCAGCATTTCATTACACCAATACCACAGTGCCCACAGGAGCCGATTTCAAAGACCACACCTTTCAAGTCGCAAGCTTCTTAGGAACCAAAATCTTGGCAaaagttttgttctttattttcgCATAACCTGAAAATCAGCTttggctttttaattaaagtatgGGTCTTAGCTGCTGTAGAAGTTAGCAGGCCTTAGAAAATCAAATCTCTTCTACCAATCAATCAGATTTCCTTTATATAGGTTTGATTTGCTCATTGTCTCTGAAAAAACTATAGAAGAGTAAGGCTGCTCTACAAACGCAACAACATACAGCATCATAGTAAGGTCTGAATAGGTGTTTACTTGgtgaatttaaaataagcaaacttGAGTACCTTCCAACATCTGCAGGAACGTCtgaggaaattaataaaaaaatactttgtgtctTGGATGCACTAATGCCTCTAAAGGCATTAATAAGCTAAAATTAGGCAAACTTAGTTCACACACTGCAATTATTGTTACGCATCACTAAAACACACTGACACAGGAAAACAACACCCAACAGTCCCATGAGAAAACAAGCGAAGTCGTATTAGGTCCTCAGCAAAACACATGGCAACCAACAACAGAGATCTGCAAGCGATTCTGTCATCTCAGCCTCCTAACAATAAAACCAAGCAGATGCTCAGCACCACCACGTGCAGGCAGAACCTCAAACATCCGTCACTTCTACTAACAaaaaattttagtattttttaatacatctcCCTTCCTCAAGTAGAGAGCATACAAGTAGAACAGTATCTGGATTAGCACACCCACGTATTTACCTGATCAGATAATAAACTCTAAATCCACACAGAATATATCTAAACAGACAAATGGATCATGCATTGGGTCCGTGAGATCCATTGATGCAATAACTGAACCAAAAATTACAAGTACATTACAACGGCGACCACACTCTGCTGAAATCAATCATAATACTACACAGTGATCTTCAAAGATGGAGACATCAGAGTGCATCACATAAAACCAGCCAGTAAACTAATATGTTACTTCTGCTTCATACATTAGTTGCAAGCTTCTTGACTAAAAACCATTCtcagattttacatttttgtttgacCAAAACACCTCAATGAAAAGTGACTATTACCTTGGCTTGTTGCAAGATCTTCCATTAAAAGTTTACAGTTGTACTTCCCTTCTTCCACATCCTCCCCACcaccatacacacacactttaattccccccacccccaggatAAAGAAAGTCCTAGGAGTTGTTCCAGAACATTAGGTTTATTTTCAAGCTCAGTCCTGTTCTCTGAAATCAAACACAGTTTTTCCTTCCATAGCAATAGGTAGAGAAATCTGACACTGGTGCAGTCAAGTCAGAAGTAGTACTTTCAATATAAACTATACTAGAAATCACATGCCATTGTTAACTTACCAAATCAGCAACTTTAGCCAGGTCAATCATTGTGTTAATGTCACATCCACATTCAATAATAGTTAGCCTGCGTTTTTTACctgaaattacagaattaaGAATCAAAGACTGAAACAGAGGAAGCAAACTAACCATccactgctttcttttcaggtCACATTCCTGAAGTTCGTCGAGAGATTCTGGAATTCAAATTCCTGTCTAGCATGCAGATAGACCAACATGCATCATTGCACCGGTGCCCGTTTTCAAATCTTTATAATTCTGCtaagttttaacatttttgtttaaaattatcagGTTGAGTACATGTTTTCAAAGGAGTTGTTTGgtcttttcaaaaaatactACTTCCCAAAAGAATGGGAAACCTGTAGAGGTTAGAATGAAATCAGGAAAAGCCAGAATGAGGATCCCCAGCAGGGCAGAAAACAAGTTTAGAGGGGCAAGTCCCCCCAAAGCctaaatctcatttttcttctactaTTAATAAGCATGCCTGGTAACACATTCAAATGATTTCTTTACAATGACCAAAAATTAAGAGAACATAAACATGTCCTAGCTCTAAAGGCAAGGCAAATAAGGAGTGCAAAATaagcatttccatttctcctgTTCTTACCAGAAACAATTGTAACAGGACCCCGGATTTCAACCAGCTTTTGCCTTGTGAAGTTCTTAATGAGACATTTTATTAAGGTGCTCTTCCCCACCTTGGGAGGGCCAACTACAACCACCACCACAGGAGGAGGCTCCAAAGGAGTACGGTCGACCACAGGAATATGATGTTTTTTAGTCTTCAAATCCTGAGTTCTGAGAAGAaatttgtaataaataaatacaagaactTAAGAAACAgtaatatatattctttttatgtgctctgctttcagcttggataagttaattttccttttagtaGCTGCTACAGTGCTGCGTTTTGGATTTGGTACGagaatgttgataacacacttaAGTTTTAGTTGATACTAAatagtgcttactctaaatcaaggatttttcagtttccatgctctgccagcaagcgggtgcacaagaagctgggagggagcagagccaggacagctgactcgaactaaccaaagggatatttcataccacagaacatcatgctcacTACAtaaagctgggaaaagaagaaggaTGCAGGGAATGTTCAGAGTTaatagcatttttcttccaagtgaccgttacacatgatggaaccctgctttcctggggatggctgaacccctgcctggcaatgggaagcagtgaatgaattccttgttttcctttccttgcgCATGCAGTCcttgctttacctattaaactgcctttatgtcaacccacaaattttacttttgattttcccagttctctcccccattccACTGTGGGAGGGGATgcgagcaagtggctgcgtggtgcttagttgccaacttgagttaaaccacaacagaaagtCTTCAGTATTTGCAAAAGCTTGGACACAGGTTCACCAAGCGCCTAGATGCTAATACATATGTGAAACTCCCACCAAGTGTAAGAAACTACATATATCTGTTTCCATTGAGAGTAACACGGCTGTACCACAAAACACAGATGCAGAAAGCATCACATTTCTGATACATGCATAAAATACAACATATCCTGGTAAACAATGAAAGCTTTGTGAGCACAGCAGTGAAAATTACACTATGTCTACTTCTACACAATGCAACAGAGAAATTTCATCCAACACTTCTATGTAGCCAACCCTGCATGCTCTATAGCCAATGCGCTCTATAGCCATTTCTTACCTGTGGAAAGTTCTGGCCATCCGCACAGCGGACTGGACTGTAAAGGCTTTGGGGTTTCTCTTCCGCGCATTCTCCTCATCTCCTATTCCCAGGTCATTGAGATAAcgtttccttttcttctctgcctttggCCCACTATGCTTCACACGATgcttcttcttctctttttcctccatcttACTCTTCCAACAATTTATTTACAATCGATACGATGGGAAGTGCCTCCGTGTGCTCGCGCACGGCTAACAGGGGAAGCAAACGCGGTGAGCACACGCACACCTGTAACCAGCGCCCCGCCACCTCCGGGAAAGCAGCTGCTCGCTCCCTGCATGGACGCACACGAGAAGCGCCGAGGCCCGCACACCGCTCCGCACCGCTCCGCACCGCTCCCCGCGCTCGCCAGGCGGCCGCAGGGCTAGGCCCAGGCCATGCCCCGCGCCCGGCAGCCCGCGGGTCCCCGGCCCGGCCGGTACTTCTAACCCCGGGCAGAGCGGAGTCCCAAAGCCGCCGCGGCGGCGAGCTGCCGGGCAAGCCACCCGCAGGCCCCTGCGGCCCGGGAGAGGGTCCCCCAGCGGCGACACCACTCACCTGtcccgccgcgccgctgccTCCGCGtgggcccgccccgcccggcccgctTCCTTCCGCCGGCCCCCGGGAAACGGCGGCTGCGCTCGGAGTTCCGGGCGaggcggcggctgcggcggaGCGCTATTGCCGGCGCACACGGCAGAGaggcccgcccgcccggcgaGGTGAGGCGAGGCGAGCCGAGCCCCGGTGGTTGCGCTCCCTTTGGGAACAAACAAGGGCGGCGGGGGCTGAGGCAGCCTGCGGGCTGCCCCGCCGA
The Falco naumanni isolate bFalNau1 chromosome 9, bFalNau1.pat, whole genome shotgun sequence DNA segment above includes these coding regions:
- the BMS1 gene encoding ribosome biogenesis protein BMS1 homolog → MEEKEKKKHRVKHSGPKAEKKRKRYLNDLGIGDEENARKRNPKAFTVQSAVRMARTFHRTQDLKTKKHHIPVVDRTPLEPPPVVVVVVGPPKVGKSTLIKCLIKNFTRQKLVEIRGPVTIVSGKKRRLTIIECGCDINTMIDLAKVADLVLMLIDASFGFEMETFEFLNICQVHGFPKIMGVLTHLDTFKNNKQLRKTKKKLKHRFWTEVYPGAKLFYLSGMVHGEYQKQEVHNLGRFISVMKFRPLTWQTSHPYVLADRMEELTNPEDVRVNPKCDRKISLYGYLRGAHLKNRSQIHMPGVGDFTVSDVSFLPDPCALPEQQKKRSLNEKEKLVYAPLSGVGGIVYDKDAVYIDLGGSHALKEEEEVIPKHELVQSLISTHSAIDVKMASSKVSLFMDSRPLGSEDVGQEFVMPKEERQVDLKTGRVRRKALFEEEEKENDDAVSDEEDDQEDEAEAMSEDGSDGDDEDDAEEESDRELLGEEMAVGRAKRLKTDVAKEEAVNELPAFADSDDDLEMSSEEEGGKTGPEESEMEEEYDDEEEEEQQRTYENESSESEFETATKRAAESKQYGINSEDTEMRSQISDHSLKRKAVLTTDSGNCTAEEASESEVENSSVDEGDGEEGSRDDLEVEESNRKGFQHTQAKKAGSTRQTKLKAVEAEDDDVENLLRGEEEYEEKKDFSADTAGALKWKEDLAQKAAQAFLRQQCSTPNLRKLVYGTAVEDEDHESEDGGDELGGLFHVSRPDKASKQKANALDCSKFLIERPQDWDLEEVMSSIRDCFVTGKWEDDKDAAKLLEEDEELYGDFEDLETGVVHKGKHVAEGDESGSEEEEEDGKTSKLEPEEEEKKKERMDKKRKLKEMFDAEYDEGDATYFDDLKEEMHKQAQLNRAEFEDQDDETRVQYEGYRPGMYVRIEIENVPCEFVLNFDPHYPIILGGLGNSEGNVGYVQLRLKKHRWYKKILKTRDPLILSLGWRRFQTIPMFYIEDHNGRHRLLKYTPQHMHCGAAFWGPITPQGTGFLAVQSVSGATPDFRIAATGVVLDLDKSITIVKKLKLTGFPFKIFKNTCFIKGMFNSQLEVAKFEGAAIRTVSGIRGQIKKALRTPVGAFRATFEDKLLMSDIVFVRTWYPVSIPTFYNPVTSLLKPVGEKDSWSGMKTTGQLRHERGIKLKQNKDSLYKPIVREKRHFNKLHIPKALQKALPFKNKPKNLEKKGKTPKDQWRPAVIREPHEKKISALLNALSTVNNYKIRKAKVKRREQLKEYLKVKQKEDEQKFQRQKEAKKKIYRILGQREKKRQKSSLKGSSKAEKSM